One Oryza brachyantha chromosome 3, ObraRS2, whole genome shotgun sequence DNA segment encodes these proteins:
- the LOC102718637 gene encoding probable apyrase 6: protein MPDLTKPPSPRPRRRRCRLCGLCLGTAFLALVVSALVHHFFPAPPRHPAARSPRFAVIIDGGSTGTRAHVFATGPDGRPDLARSAVMRVSPGLSSFAAEPARAGDSLRPLMDFARDKVGGAGAAAATEVRLMATAGLRLQEERVREAILSSCRDVLRASGFRFEDSWAEVIPGSDEGIYAWIAANYALGTLGGNPHKTIGIIELGGASAQLTFVSDEVLPPELSRNFTFGETTYTLYSNSFLNFGQNAAQESFREILRSKDSSKNGTLVDPCAPKGYSRIKEVISRSNSLSKSKLENQFADSGDGDFTGCRSSSLMLLKKGNEECRYQRCQLGPTFVPELRGHFLATENFYFTSMFFGLKQSSSLSDFVLAGEQLCSKDMSTLRQKYPNQSDDDFSRYCFSSAYIVALLHDSLGVPLDDKRIEYSNQVGDTQVEWALGAFISNIKDTILESPGTGRSARKSRSLLAVLLGVFLLGGALWLARWRKPKTKIIYDLEKGRYIITRVS, encoded by the exons ATGCCCGACCTCACCAAACCCCCTTCCcctcgcccccgccgccgccgctgccgcctctgcGGCCTCTGCCTCGGCACCGCGTTCCTCGCCCTCGTCGTCTCCGCCCTCGTCCACCACTTCTTCCCGGCGCccccgcgccaccccgccgcccgATCCCCGCGCTTCGCGGTCATCATCGACGGCGGGAGCACCGGCACCCGGGCCCACGTCTTCGCCACGGGGCCCGACGGGCGGCCGGATCTGGCGCGGTCGGCCGTGATGCGCGTCTCGCCCGGGCTCTCCTCGTTCGCCGCCGAGCCCGCGCGTGCGGGGGATTCGCTGCGGCCGCTGATGGATTTCGCCAGGGACAAGGTCGGGGGCGCGggggccgccgcggcgacggaggTGCGGCTCATGGCCACCGCCGGGCTGCGGCTGCAGGAGGAGCGCGTCCGGGAGGCCATCTTGTCGTCTTGCAGGGACGTGCTCAGGGCTTCTGGCTTCCGGTTCGAGGACTCATGGGCCGAGGTGATACCAG gaTCTGATGAGGGCATCTATGCTTGGATTGCGGCAAACTATGCTCTTGGCACGCTTGGAGGGAATCCACACAAAACCATCGGAATAATTGAACTTGGGGGCGCCTCAGCACAG CTGACATTTGTTTCTGATGAAGTACTTCCTCCAGAACTGTCAAGAAATTTTACTTTTGGTGAAACAACATATACTCTTTATAGCAACAGCTTTCTAAACTTTGGTCAA AATGCAGCACAAGAATCCTTTCGTGAAATACTGAGGTCAAAAG ACTCCTCGAAAAATGGTACACTTGTAGATCCATGTGCTCCCAAAGGATATTCTCGCATCAAAGAAGTAATATCAAGATCAAACAGTCTTTCAAAATCTAAATTAGAGAATCAGTTTGCTGATAGTGGGGACGGAGACTTTACAGGGTGCAGATCTTCTTCTTTGATGCTGCTGAAAAAAGGAAATG AAGAGTGCCGGTATCAACGATGCCAACTTGGACCAACTTTTGTACCAGAGCTCCGTGGACATTTCTTAGCAACTGAAAATTTCTATTTTACATCAATG TTCTTTGGACTGAAGCAATCTTCATCACTGTCGGATTTTGTGCTTGCTGGAGAGCAATTATGCAGCAAGGACATGTCTACTCTTAGACAAAAATATCCTAATCAGTCAGATGATGATTTTTCACGATATTGCTTCTCGTCAGCATATATTGTAGCTCTGCTGCACGACAGTCTTGGTGTACCGCTGGATGACAAGAG GATTGAGTATTCAAATCAGGTTGGAGACACTCAGGTTGAATGGGCCCTGGGGGCTTTCATTTCAAACATAAAAGACACAATTTTAGAGTCACCAGGCACAGGTAGATCAGCCCGTAAAAGTAGATCATTGCTTGCTGTACTGCTGGGGGTGTTTCTTTTAGGTGGAGCACTTTGGTTGGCAAGATGGAGGAAGCCCAAGACGAAGATCATATACGACTTAGAGAAAGGCCGATACATAATCACACGCGTCAGCTGA
- the LOC102718915 gene encoding uncharacterized protein At4g17910 isoform X1, protein MDEHINTHKLLKEQFVSNLTGSSLLEIAALSTIVPAVVVLRKWSCGDNTRRDSFKKKNDALPGHKGFAHYFSTLVVDYLTIVLPVLLVFTIFAEWACACAIFLVMLISILTMFKRSQSHLKAGVNQLPLLRADISSYRVSVVLVTCLCILAVDFKIFPRRYAKAETYGCGIMDLGVGSFVVANALVSRQARNITTMRWNKVLMSTSPLIFLGFARLISTSSVDYQVHVGEYGVHWNFFFTLAAISILTSVIRIHPKYCGLVGLLVLAGFQTWLSSGLNKYLISNERSADIISQNKEGVYSIFGYWGMYLIGVSLGYNLFFDNSSKGKHRSTQVVKVWVLAVSFWILAIILDSYVERVSRRMCNFAYVMLVFGQNFQVISILTLAGFISYEKNMVLEDAFNQNMLGSFLLANILTGVVNLSVDTLSASPLTAFIILLVYSFTLCTVAGLAQFCGVRMKFW, encoded by the exons ATGGACGAGCACATCAACACGCACAAGCTCCTCAAGGAGCA GTTCGTCAGCAACTTGACGGGGTCTTCCCTGCTGGAGATCGCGGCGCTCTCCACCATAGTGCCG GCTGTGGTCGTTCTAAGGAAATGGAGCTGCGGAG ATAATACCAGGAGGGATtcattcaagaaaaaaaatgatgcacTTCCTGGTCATAAAGGTTTTGCGCATTACTTCTCTACACTAGTTGTAGATTACCTCACTATTGTATTGCCAGTTCTTCTGGTTTTCACA ATTTTTGCTGAATGGGCTTGTGCTTGTGCAATTTTTCTTGTAATGCTGATATCTATCCTCACCATGTTTAAAAG ATCTCAGTCTCATCTCAAAGCTGGAGTAAATCAGCTGCCTTTGCTCCGAGCTGATATATCATCATACAGAGTATCAGTG GTTCTAGTGACATGTTTGTGCATATTAGCGGTGGACTTCAAAATCTTCCCTAGGCGTTATGCCAAGGCTGAAACATATGGCTGTGGCATT ATGGATCTCGGAGTAGGGTCTTTTGTAGTAGCTAATGCACTGGTATCTAGACAAGCAAGGAACATTACAACAAT GCGCTGGAACAAGGTACTGATGTCTACAAGCCCTCTAATATTTCTTGGTTTTGCTCGTCTCATATCAACATCGAGTGTTGATTATCAG GTTCATGTAGGAGAATATGGGGTGCACTGGAACTTCTTTTTCACCCTTGCAGCAATTTCTATCCTTACATCCGTTATCAGGATTCATCCTAAGTATTGTGGATTAGTTGGCCTCCTTGTCCTTGCAG gATTCCAAACATGGCTCTCTTCTGGGTTGAACAAGTACCTCATTTCAAATGAAAGAAGTGCTGATATCATTAGTCAGAATAAGGAAGGTGTTTATAGCATTTTTG GATACTGGGGTATGTATCTGATTGGTGTTTCCCTGGGCTACAATCTATTCTTTGACAATAGTTCAAAAGGCAAGCATAGGAGCACTCAAGTGGTAAAAGTTTGGGTTCTTGCTGTGTCTTTTTG GATTTTGGCAATTATTCTTGACAGCTATGTTGAAAGAGTTTCTCGACGAATG TGCAACTTTGCTTATGTCATGCTTGTTTTTGGACAGAATTTCCAG GTTATATCTATTCTCACACTAGCGGGGTTTATTTCATATGAAAAGAACATGGTTCTTGAAgatgcattcaatcaaaatatGCTTGGTTCATTCCTTCTG GCAAACATCCTAACTGGTGTAGTAAATCTCTCAGTTGACACACTTTCTGCCTCTCCCCTCACTGCCTTCATCATTTTGTTAGTATATTCCTTCACTCTATGCACGGTTGCTGGTTTAGCTCAGTTTTGCGGCGTTAGGATGAAATTTTGGTGA
- the LOC102718915 gene encoding uncharacterized protein At4g17910 isoform X2, with protein MMHFLVIKIFAEWACACAIFLVMLISILTMFKRSQSHLKAGVNQLPLLRADISSYRVSVVLVTCLCILAVDFKIFPRRYAKAETYGCGIMDLGVGSFVVANALVSRQARNITTMRWNKVLMSTSPLIFLGFARLISTSSVDYQVHVGEYGVHWNFFFTLAAISILTSVIRIHPKYCGLVGLLVLAGFQTWLSSGLNKYLISNERSADIISQNKEGVYSIFGYWGMYLIGVSLGYNLFFDNSSKGKHRSTQVVKVWVLAVSFWILAIILDSYVERVSRRMCNFAYVMLVFGQNFQVISILTLAGFISYEKNMVLEDAFNQNMLGSFLLANILTGVVNLSVDTLSASPLTAFIILLVYSFTLCTVAGLAQFCGVRMKFW; from the exons atgatgcacTTCCTGGTCATAAAG ATTTTTGCTGAATGGGCTTGTGCTTGTGCAATTTTTCTTGTAATGCTGATATCTATCCTCACCATGTTTAAAAG ATCTCAGTCTCATCTCAAAGCTGGAGTAAATCAGCTGCCTTTGCTCCGAGCTGATATATCATCATACAGAGTATCAGTG GTTCTAGTGACATGTTTGTGCATATTAGCGGTGGACTTCAAAATCTTCCCTAGGCGTTATGCCAAGGCTGAAACATATGGCTGTGGCATT ATGGATCTCGGAGTAGGGTCTTTTGTAGTAGCTAATGCACTGGTATCTAGACAAGCAAGGAACATTACAACAAT GCGCTGGAACAAGGTACTGATGTCTACAAGCCCTCTAATATTTCTTGGTTTTGCTCGTCTCATATCAACATCGAGTGTTGATTATCAG GTTCATGTAGGAGAATATGGGGTGCACTGGAACTTCTTTTTCACCCTTGCAGCAATTTCTATCCTTACATCCGTTATCAGGATTCATCCTAAGTATTGTGGATTAGTTGGCCTCCTTGTCCTTGCAG gATTCCAAACATGGCTCTCTTCTGGGTTGAACAAGTACCTCATTTCAAATGAAAGAAGTGCTGATATCATTAGTCAGAATAAGGAAGGTGTTTATAGCATTTTTG GATACTGGGGTATGTATCTGATTGGTGTTTCCCTGGGCTACAATCTATTCTTTGACAATAGTTCAAAAGGCAAGCATAGGAGCACTCAAGTGGTAAAAGTTTGGGTTCTTGCTGTGTCTTTTTG GATTTTGGCAATTATTCTTGACAGCTATGTTGAAAGAGTTTCTCGACGAATG TGCAACTTTGCTTATGTCATGCTTGTTTTTGGACAGAATTTCCAG GTTATATCTATTCTCACACTAGCGGGGTTTATTTCATATGAAAAGAACATGGTTCTTGAAgatgcattcaatcaaaatatGCTTGGTTCATTCCTTCTG GCAAACATCCTAACTGGTGTAGTAAATCTCTCAGTTGACACACTTTCTGCCTCTCCCCTCACTGCCTTCATCATTTTGTTAGTATATTCCTTCACTCTATGCACGGTTGCTGGTTTAGCTCAGTTTTGCGGCGTTAGGATGAAATTTTGGTGA